One Pseudomonas tolaasii NCPPB 2192 genomic window carries:
- a CDS encoding class I adenylate-forming enzyme family protein, protein MNIAHWLHDTARRMPQAPALFDGTRHVADYATFAAHVRQRAACLVDQHGIAAGDAVAVLMKNSCDYLEVLYAIWWIGAVAVPINAKLHPTEAVWIADNADAKLILTDGGRLFSSQDLPPRCKELDGHALPPTRGWPTLEQPVARHDNDLAWLFYTSGTTGRSKGVMLSHGNLVAMSLCYCTDVDSVSAEDAAVYAAPMSHGAGLYNFIHVRCGARHVVPASRGFDAAELFALAPATGKVSLFAAPTMVKRMVEQARCQGYSGEGIKTIVYGGGPMYLADLREAVATFGPRLVQIYGQGESPMTISVLPRALIADRERADWATLAASVGHAQSAVEIRILDAQHQPVPVGRRGEIAVRGATVMQGYWRNPEATRQTLVDGWLLTGDIGFLDPAGYLTLTDRSKDVIITGGSNVYPREVEEVLAQHPDVFEVCVVGESDEQWGESVVAFVVPRNGQALDEAELTAWFVARMASFKKPKKYVFRAELPKNSYGKILKTDLRQVLKEASIAAVR, encoded by the coding sequence ATGAATATTGCCCACTGGCTGCACGACACCGCACGCCGCATGCCGCAAGCCCCAGCCCTGTTTGACGGCACCCGGCACGTCGCCGACTACGCCACCTTCGCCGCCCATGTCCGCCAGCGTGCGGCCTGCCTGGTCGACCAGCACGGCATTGCGGCGGGGGATGCGGTCGCCGTGCTGATGAAGAACAGCTGCGACTACCTGGAAGTGCTTTACGCCATCTGGTGGATTGGCGCGGTGGCGGTGCCGATCAACGCCAAACTGCACCCGACGGAGGCGGTGTGGATTGCCGACAATGCCGACGCGAAGTTGATATTGACCGACGGCGGCCGGCTGTTTTCATCACAGGATTTACCCCCGCGCTGCAAGGAACTGGATGGTCATGCGCTGCCGCCCACGCGCGGCTGGCCAACCCTCGAACAACCGGTGGCGCGACACGACAATGACCTCGCCTGGCTGTTCTACACCTCCGGCACCACCGGGCGTTCCAAGGGCGTGATGCTGTCCCACGGCAATCTGGTCGCCATGTCGCTGTGCTATTGCACGGATGTGGATTCGGTCAGTGCCGAAGACGCGGCGGTGTATGCCGCGCCCATGTCCCATGGCGCCGGGCTCTACAACTTCATTCATGTGCGTTGCGGTGCACGGCATGTGGTGCCGGCGTCCCGGGGTTTTGACGCTGCGGAGCTGTTCGCCCTGGCGCCGGCAACGGGCAAGGTTTCCTTGTTTGCCGCGCCGACCATGGTCAAGCGCATGGTCGAGCAGGCACGCTGCCAGGGTTACAGCGGCGAGGGCATCAAAACCATCGTCTACGGCGGTGGCCCGATGTACCTGGCGGACCTGCGCGAAGCGGTGGCTACCTTTGGCCCGCGGCTGGTGCAGATCTACGGCCAGGGTGAAAGCCCGATGACCATCAGCGTATTGCCCCGCGCCCTGATTGCCGACCGCGAACGCGCGGACTGGGCCACCCTTGCGGCGTCCGTGGGCCACGCGCAATCTGCCGTGGAGATCCGCATTCTCGACGCGCAACACCAGCCGGTACCGGTGGGCCGGCGCGGCGAAATCGCCGTGCGTGGCGCCACGGTGATGCAAGGCTACTGGCGCAACCCCGAGGCCACGCGTCAGACCCTGGTCGATGGCTGGTTGCTGACCGGTGACATCGGCTTTCTCGACCCCGCCGGTTACCTGACCCTCACCGATCGCTCCAAGGACGTGATCATCACCGGCGGCAGCAACGTATACCCGCGCGAAGTCGAGGAAGTGCTGGCTCAACACCCCGACGTGTTTGAGGTCTGCGTGGTGGGCGAGTCGGATGAGCAGTGGGGCGAGTCAGTGGTGGCGTTCGTGGTGCCGCGCAACGGGCAGGCGCTCGACGAGGCTGAACTCACCGCCTGGTTTGTCGCGCGCATGGCCTCGTTCAAGAAACCGAAGAAGTATGTATTTCGCGCCGAGCTGCCCAAGAACAGCTACGGCAAAATCCTCAAGACCGACTTGCGGCAGGTGTTGAAAGAGGCGAGTATCGCCGCCGTTCGCTGA
- a CDS encoding signal peptidase II: MSTSPLLRGRTFALLAGIAFIAVDQWVKLLALVSLSAHSFKIGVTPFNLALELSLNPGAFLSLGAALPPKAKQLIFIVGVAVVVVWAMWWSLSNWSQPLRKVLPLYAIALGGIANLIDRVFRDGHVVDYMVLNVGPTHTGVFNIADIAITAGALFLMMDLFLKPKTQRDR, encoded by the coding sequence TTGAGCACGTCGCCCCTATTGCGAGGCCGCACCTTTGCCCTTCTCGCGGGCATCGCCTTTATTGCCGTGGACCAGTGGGTCAAGTTGCTGGCCTTGGTTTCACTGTCCGCCCACAGCTTCAAAATCGGCGTCACCCCGTTCAACCTCGCGTTGGAACTGAGCCTGAATCCCGGCGCATTCCTGAGCTTGGGCGCCGCTCTTCCCCCTAAGGCTAAACAACTGATTTTTATTGTGGGGGTTGCCGTTGTGGTGGTCTGGGCAATGTGGTGGTCGCTGTCAAACTGGAGCCAACCACTGCGCAAAGTGTTGCCGCTGTACGCCATTGCCTTGGGCGGCATCGCCAACCTGATTGACCGTGTATTCCGGGATGGCCATGTTGTGGACTACATGGTGCTGAACGTCGGGCCGACGCATACCGGCGTGTTTAATATTGCCGATATTGCGATTACTGCCGGGGCGTTGTTCTTGATGATGGATTTGTTTTTGAAACCTAAGACTCAAAGAGATCGCTAA
- the glsB gene encoding glutaminase B gives MQALLESILDEVRPLIGLGKVADYIPALADVPANQLGIAVYGNDGSAYCAGDADTLFSVQSISKVFSLVQAIDHGGETIWERLGHEPSGQPFNSMVQLEFERGRPRNPFINAGALVICDINQSRFAVPILSMRDFVRRLSGNPQILVNSIVAESEAQHGARNAAMAYLMKSFGNFHNDVDAVLHSYFNYCALQMSCLDLARAFSFLANEGVSAHSGEQILTARQTKQVNSIMATSGLYDEAGNFAYRVGLPGKSGVGGGIVAVVPGQFTVCVWSPELNTAGNSLAGMKALELLSERIGWSVF, from the coding sequence ATGCAGGCGCTGCTGGAGTCGATCCTCGACGAAGTGCGCCCACTGATCGGCCTCGGCAAAGTCGCCGACTACATTCCCGCGCTGGCCGACGTGCCGGCCAATCAACTCGGCATTGCCGTCTACGGCAACGACGGCTCGGCCTATTGCGCAGGCGATGCCGACACCCTGTTCTCGGTGCAGAGTATTTCCAAGGTATTCAGCCTGGTACAGGCCATCGACCACGGCGGCGAAACCATCTGGGAGCGCCTGGGCCACGAGCCTTCGGGGCAGCCGTTCAACTCCATGGTGCAGCTGGAATTCGAACGCGGCCGCCCGCGTAACCCGTTCATCAACGCGGGTGCGCTGGTGATCTGCGACATCAACCAGTCCCGCTTCGCCGTGCCGATTCTGTCGATGCGCGACTTCGTGCGGCGCCTGTCGGGCAACCCGCAGATCCTGGTCAACAGCATCGTCGCCGAGTCCGAAGCCCAGCATGGCGCGCGCAACGCGGCCATGGCTTACCTGATGAAATCGTTCGGCAACTTCCACAATGACGTGGACGCGGTGCTGCACAGTTATTTCAACTATTGCGCGCTGCAGATGAGCTGCCTGGACCTGGCCCGCGCCTTCAGCTTCCTGGCCAACGAAGGCGTGAGCGCCCACAGCGGCGAGCAAATCCTCACCGCGCGCCAAACCAAGCAAGTCAACTCGATCATGGCCACCAGCGGCCTGTACGACGAGGCGGGCAATTTTGCCTATCGGGTGGGCTTGCCGGGCAAGAGCGGGGTCGGCGGCGGGATCGTCGCGGTGGTGCCGGGGCAATTCACGGTGTGCGTGTGGTCGCCGGAGCTGAATACGGCGGGGAACTCGCTCGCGGGGATGAAGGCGCTGGAGTTGCTGAGCGAGCGGATTGGCTGGTCGGTGTTTTGA
- a CDS encoding LLM class flavin-dependent oxidoreductase: MSVEFIGYIGGHHSSEIHPRSGPVLQPEYVETVARAHEAAGFDRALVAFHSNSPDSTLIASHAASVTQKLQFLIAHRPGFAQPTLAARQFTTLDVFNGGRTAVHIITGGDDRELRADGSHIGKDERYARTDEYLSVLRQEWTSEKPFDFAGKYYQVEGAHSTVKSPQQPHIPLYFGGSSAAAIAVAGKHADVYALWGETYEQVRETVTRVRAEAARYGRTVRFSLSLRPILAETEELAWARADSILQQATALAEKTGFVRREPPNEGSRRLLAAAAQGSRLDKRLWTGIAGLLGAQGNSTALVGTAEQVADALLDYYDLGITTFLIRGFDPLNDAIDYGKRLIPLTRQRVAERERQTATQVA; this comes from the coding sequence ATGAGCGTTGAATTCATCGGCTATATCGGCGGCCACCACTCTTCCGAAATTCACCCGCGCAGCGGCCCGGTGCTGCAACCCGAGTATGTGGAAACCGTGGCCCGCGCCCATGAAGCCGCCGGTTTCGACCGCGCTCTGGTGGCCTTCCACTCCAACAGCCCCGACAGCACGCTGATCGCTTCCCACGCGGCCAGCGTGACCCAAAAGCTGCAGTTTCTGATCGCCCATCGCCCGGGGTTTGCCCAGCCGACCCTGGCCGCGCGGCAGTTCACTACGCTGGATGTATTCAATGGCGGCCGCACCGCCGTGCACATCATCACGGGTGGCGACGACCGTGAGTTGCGCGCCGACGGCAGCCATATCGGCAAGGATGAACGCTACGCGCGCACCGACGAGTACCTCAGCGTATTGCGTCAGGAATGGACCAGTGAAAAGCCCTTCGACTTTGCCGGCAAGTACTACCAGGTCGAAGGCGCGCATTCGACGGTGAAGTCACCGCAGCAACCGCATATTCCGCTGTACTTTGGCGGCTCATCGGCCGCCGCGATTGCCGTGGCGGGCAAGCATGCCGATGTGTACGCGCTGTGGGGTGAAACCTATGAACAGGTGCGCGAAACCGTGACCCGGGTGCGCGCCGAGGCGGCCAGATATGGGCGCACGGTTCGCTTCAGTTTGTCGCTGCGCCCCATCCTCGCCGAAACCGAGGAGCTGGCGTGGGCGCGTGCCGACAGCATCTTGCAACAGGCCACCGCATTGGCCGAGAAAACCGGCTTTGTACGGCGTGAACCGCCAAATGAAGGCTCGCGCCGTTTGCTCGCCGCCGCCGCGCAGGGCTCTCGACTGGACAAGCGCCTGTGGACCGGCATCGCCGGGCTGCTCGGTGCCCAAGGTAATTCCACTGCCTTGGTCGGCACCGCCGAACAAGTCGCCGACGCGCTGCTGGACTACTACGACCTGGGCATCACCACGTTCCTGATACGTGGCTTCGACCCGCTCAATGACGCGATCGATTACGGCAAGCGCCTGATCCCGTTGACCCGCCAACGGGTCGCCGAACGCGAGCGCCAGACCGCCACACAAGTGGCCTGA
- a CDS encoding DUF6124 family protein, translating to MIKDSPNPPSHQDFDTSILHEVACRAIDHYLNPGKSLPVPSEGLFTVRADLGTETLLVNASQDLASICDIASHMAFEIEGSQRNVALGICRMLEGVQLLVDKALNMAHPTV from the coding sequence ATGATTAAAGACAGCCCAAATCCCCCAAGCCATCAAGACTTCGATACCAGCATCCTGCACGAAGTGGCTTGCCGCGCGATCGACCACTACCTGAATCCCGGCAAATCCCTACCTGTACCCAGCGAAGGCCTCTTCACCGTGCGCGCTGATCTGGGCACGGAAACCCTGTTGGTCAACGCATCACAGGACCTGGCGTCCATCTGCGATATCGCCAGCCATATGGCTTTTGAAATAGAGGGCTCCCAACGCAATGTCGCGCTGGGCATTTGCCGCATGTTGGAAGGAGTGCAGTTGCTGGTGGACAAGGCACTGAATATGGCCCACCCAACTGTTTGA
- a CDS encoding AraC family transcriptional regulator, producing MKRHRLDMRDPQMSKDADLIPRAVVAVGATSTAESWEHEQHSHRKAQLMYTLRGVIHCEIEAGIWIVPPQCALWIPGGMSHAARGSGEAEVYCLLIDPDASSALPPQCCTLGVSGLLHELISKAVSFPQLYDEHGAQGRLINTLLDELADAPIEGLHLPMPQDARLRRLADSLLADPGDKSTLGQWAVRIGMSERSMTRLLLEELGLSFGRWRRQLHVILSLQRLARGESVQRVALDLGYENASGFITMFRKAVGQPPARYLADRGVTTGNAGQPGIAMVEAPDQRRAALPADRLTEPA from the coding sequence ATGAAACGCCACCGCCTCGATATGCGTGACCCGCAGATGTCCAAAGACGCCGACCTGATCCCCCGCGCGGTGGTGGCCGTGGGCGCGACCAGCACCGCCGAAAGCTGGGAGCATGAGCAGCATTCCCATCGCAAGGCGCAGTTGATGTACACCCTGCGCGGGGTCATTCACTGTGAGATCGAGGCCGGCATCTGGATCGTGCCGCCGCAATGCGCGCTGTGGATTCCCGGCGGCATGTCCCATGCGGCACGGGGCTCGGGCGAGGCAGAGGTTTATTGCCTGTTGATCGACCCCGACGCCTCCAGCGCCCTGCCCCCGCAATGCTGCACCCTCGGCGTTTCAGGTTTGTTGCACGAACTGATCAGCAAGGCCGTGAGTTTCCCGCAGCTGTATGACGAGCATGGCGCTCAGGGCCGCCTGATCAACACGTTGCTGGATGAACTGGCCGACGCGCCTATCGAAGGCCTGCACCTGCCCATGCCCCAGGACGCCCGGTTGCGCCGTCTGGCCGACAGCCTGCTCGCCGACCCCGGCGACAAGTCCACCCTGGGCCAGTGGGCCGTGCGCATCGGCATGAGCGAGCGCAGCATGACCCGCTTGTTGCTGGAGGAATTGGGCTTGAGTTTCGGGCGCTGGCGCCGGCAGTTGCATGTGATCCTGTCACTGCAACGCCTGGCCAGGGGGGAAAGCGTGCAGCGCGTGGCGCTGGACCTCGGTTATGAAAATGCCAGCGGCTTTATCACCATGTTCCGCAAGGCCGTGGGCCAGCCGCCGGCGCGCTACCTGGCGGATCGCGGTGTCACCACCGGCAACGCCGGGCAGCCCGGTATCGCGATGGTCGAAGCGCCCGACCAACGCCGGGCAGCGCTGCCAGCCGACAGGCTCACCGAGCCCGCGTGA
- a CDS encoding amino acid ABC transporter ATP-binding protein, which yields MIEIRQLQKHYGSHRVLHGVDLDVAKGEVVCLIGPSGSGKSTLLRCINALEAYDGGHISVFGEAVQRGSKTVHALRSRMGMVFQRFNLFPHRTVLENVMEGPVYVKGEPPRQAREEALVLLEKVGLSAKADAYPEQLSGGQQQRVAIARALAMKPDAMLFDEPTSALDPELVGDVLAVMRTLADEGMTMIVVTHEMGFAREVADRVCFLHGGYIVESGAAEQVLGNPQHPRTQDFLRRVLHPTGAVRSLP from the coding sequence ATGATCGAGATTCGCCAACTGCAAAAACATTACGGCAGCCACCGTGTGCTGCACGGCGTGGACCTGGACGTGGCCAAGGGCGAAGTGGTGTGCCTGATCGGCCCGTCGGGCTCGGGCAAATCCACCCTGCTGCGCTGCATCAATGCGCTGGAAGCCTACGACGGCGGGCACATCAGCGTGTTCGGCGAAGCCGTGCAGCGCGGCAGCAAAACCGTGCACGCCCTGCGCAGCCGCATGGGCATGGTGTTCCAGCGCTTCAACCTGTTCCCCCACCGCACCGTGCTGGAAAACGTAATGGAAGGCCCGGTGTACGTCAAAGGTGAACCACCGAGGCAAGCCCGCGAGGAAGCCCTGGTGTTGCTGGAGAAAGTCGGCCTCAGCGCCAAGGCCGACGCCTACCCGGAACAACTGTCCGGCGGCCAGCAACAACGCGTGGCCATCGCCCGCGCCCTGGCGATGAAGCCCGATGCCATGCTGTTCGATGAACCCACCTCGGCGCTTGACCCCGAGCTGGTCGGCGACGTGCTGGCCGTTATGCGCACCCTCGCCGATGAAGGCATGACCATGATCGTGGTCACCCACGAAATGGGCTTCGCCCGCGAAGTCGCCGACCGCGTGTGCTTCCTGCACGGCGGCTACATCGTCGAGAGCGGCGCGGCCGAGCAGGTGCTGGGTAACCCGCAGCATCCGCGCACTCAAGACTTTTTGCGACGCGTGCTGCACCCCACCGGCGCTGTGCGGAGCCTGCCATGA
- a CDS encoding cupin domain-containing protein, translated as MKNTLATACFIVPLLCTSLAMADTLKPTKTSHADVAGSIFSRADAVKSVPGEPKTVDVVTHESADKAFQTGMYKSGPMREELGAPGTPYEEFLYFTAGGVTLTSSDGTVMTVKAGESVSIPKGWTGVFETKGYEKIYAIYDVAATQK; from the coding sequence ATGAAAAACACCCTCGCGACTGCCTGCTTTATCGTTCCGCTCCTGTGCACCAGCCTTGCAATGGCCGACACGCTCAAGCCCACCAAAACCTCCCACGCCGACGTCGCCGGCAGCATTTTTTCCCGCGCCGACGCGGTCAAAAGTGTGCCCGGCGAGCCCAAAACCGTCGACGTGGTCACCCATGAATCAGCGGACAAAGCCTTCCAGACCGGCATGTACAAATCCGGCCCCATGCGCGAAGAACTGGGCGCGCCGGGCACGCCGTATGAAGAGTTTTTATACTTCACCGCCGGCGGCGTGACCCTGACCTCCAGTGACGGCACGGTGATGACCGTGAAGGCTGGCGAGTCGGTATCGATTCCCAAGGGCTGGACCGGCGTGTTCGAAACCAAGGGCTACGAGAAGATCTACGCGATCTACGATGTGGCAGCCACCCAAAAATAA
- a CDS encoding NAD(P)/FAD-dependent oxidoreductase has translation MKSLWSATAPQAVPTPALNESVKVDVAIVGAGYTGLSTALHLAERGVSVCVLEANEPGWGASGRNGGQVNPTLKYDPEQLVQMYGPERAEPLIASVSNSADLVFKLIEKHGIDCAPVRKGWMQVSYTEKGVNGLHARADQWARRGVPVQRLDAAAVASRMGSEAFAGGWLDGRAGAIQPLAYARGLVGAALAAGVRIHGQSAVTGLQRQASGWQLHTASGAQVSADQVVLATNGYSGNLWPGMAQSILAANSFIVATKPLSGRAADSILPGQETVSTAQRLLLYFRKDSHGRLLMGGRGLFNDPTAPTDFAHLERSLALLFPQLERLEFEYRWAGRIAITRDFMPHVHEPAPGLTLALGCNGRGIALCTSLGQQLAGRLCERNAEFAYPVTPLQRLPMHGLQRFYIGAGVAWYSLLDRLAL, from the coding sequence ATGAAATCATTGTGGTCGGCGACGGCGCCGCAGGCGGTGCCCACGCCTGCGTTGAACGAATCGGTGAAGGTCGATGTGGCAATTGTCGGCGCCGGGTATACGGGGCTGTCCACGGCGCTGCATTTGGCCGAACGCGGGGTGAGCGTGTGTGTGCTGGAGGCCAATGAGCCGGGCTGGGGCGCGTCGGGGCGCAATGGCGGGCAGGTCAACCCCACGCTCAAATACGACCCCGAACAACTGGTGCAGATGTACGGGCCGGAACGGGCCGAGCCATTGATTGCCAGTGTGTCGAACTCGGCGGATCTGGTGTTCAAGCTGATCGAAAAGCACGGCATCGATTGCGCGCCCGTCCGCAAAGGCTGGATGCAGGTGTCGTACACCGAAAAAGGTGTGAACGGCTTGCACGCCCGGGCCGATCAATGGGCCCGTCGTGGTGTGCCGGTGCAACGGCTGGATGCGGCGGCGGTGGCCTCGCGCATGGGCAGTGAAGCCTTTGCCGGCGGCTGGCTGGATGGCCGCGCCGGGGCGATTCAGCCGTTGGCGTATGCCCGTGGCCTGGTCGGCGCGGCGTTGGCGGCAGGTGTGCGCATTCATGGGCAAAGCGCCGTGACCGGGTTGCAGCGCCAGGCATCGGGCTGGCAGTTACACACGGCGAGCGGCGCGCAAGTCAGCGCCGACCAGGTGGTGCTGGCCACCAACGGCTACAGCGGCAACCTGTGGCCGGGCATGGCGCAAAGCATTTTGGCGGCGAACAGTTTTATCGTCGCCACCAAGCCGTTGAGCGGGCGCGCAGCGGACAGCATCCTGCCGGGGCAGGAAACCGTGTCCACGGCGCAGCGCTTGTTGCTGTACTTTCGCAAGGACAGCCACGGCCGTTTGCTGATGGGCGGACGCGGGCTGTTCAACGACCCCACTGCACCGACGGATTTCGCACACCTGGAGCGCTCGCTGGCGTTGCTGTTTCCGCAACTGGAGCGGTTGGAGTTTGAATACCGCTGGGCGGGCCGCATCGCGATCACACGGGACTTTATGCCCCACGTTCACGAACCGGCGCCGGGGCTGACACTGGCCCTGGGCTGCAATGGTCGCGGCATCGCCTTGTGTACCAGCCTGGGTCAGCAACTGGCCGGAAGGTTGTGCGAGCGCAACGCCGAGTTCGCCTACCCGGTGACGCCGCTGCAGCGCTTGCCCATGCATGGGCTGCAACGGTTTTACATTGGCGCGGGCGTGGCCTGGTACAGCCTGCTGGATCGGCTCGCGCTGTAA
- a CDS encoding acetyl-CoA acetyltransferase has product MPADCVSIVAAGHSKFGRLEGTTLEDLIVQVTREALADAAIEASEIDALFLGHFNSGLVPDGFAASLLLQADPGLRFTPATRCENACASGAAAIQAGVNAILSGSAELVLVVGAEKMTHTSTADVTQALAGAGYQNDPAEAGMSFPQLFGRAARQYAERYHCPLGSMAAIATKNHSNAMANPLAQMHRVMDFEHCNNVSKSNPFVAESLRLTDCSLISDGAAAIILASPKRARAFRRDVQICAMTQVNDLLPIAGRDILAFEGPQRAIHTALRAANITLNDLSFAEVHDCFTIAELLIYEAMGLAPKGEGHRVLDSGVVRHGGRLPVNLSGGLKAKGHPVGATGVSMHALAFRQLTGEPIGLAVPNPEFGLVFNMGGMAVANYASVLHARRC; this is encoded by the coding sequence ATGCCTGCTGATTGCGTCTCCATTGTTGCTGCCGGTCATTCGAAGTTTGGTCGCCTGGAAGGCACCACCCTCGAAGACTTGATTGTGCAAGTCACCCGCGAAGCCCTGGCGGACGCGGCCATTGAGGCGTCCGAGATTGACGCGTTGTTTCTCGGGCACTTCAATTCGGGGCTGGTGCCCGACGGGTTTGCTGCCTCGTTGCTGCTGCAGGCCGACCCCGGGCTGCGTTTCACGCCGGCTACGCGCTGCGAAAACGCTTGTGCCTCGGGCGCGGCGGCGATTCAGGCCGGGGTCAACGCGATTTTGTCCGGCAGCGCCGAGCTGGTGCTGGTGGTGGGTGCGGAAAAGATGACCCACACCTCGACTGCCGACGTCACCCAGGCCCTGGCCGGCGCCGGTTATCAGAACGACCCGGCGGAAGCGGGGATGAGTTTTCCGCAATTGTTCGGTCGCGCCGCGCGCCAATATGCCGAGCGCTACCACTGCCCGCTGGGCTCGATGGCGGCCATCGCCACCAAAAACCACTCCAACGCCATGGCCAACCCGCTGGCGCAGATGCACCGGGTGATGGATTTCGAGCACTGCAACAACGTCTCCAAGAGCAACCCGTTTGTGGCCGAGTCGTTGCGCCTGACGGACTGCTCGCTGATCAGCGACGGCGCGGCCGCCATTATCCTCGCGTCGCCCAAACGCGCGCGGGCCTTCCGTCGCGATGTGCAGATTTGCGCCATGACCCAGGTCAATGACCTGCTGCCGATTGCCGGGCGCGACATCCTCGCCTTCGAAGGCCCGCAACGTGCAATCCACACGGCATTGCGCGCGGCAAATATCACCTTGAATGACTTGAGCTTCGCCGAGGTACACGACTGCTTCACCATCGCTGAGCTGCTGATCTACGAAGCCATGGGGCTGGCGCCGAAAGGCGAGGGCCACCGCGTACTCGACAGCGGCGTGGTGCGCCACGGCGGGCGGTTGCCGGTGAACCTCTCCGGCGGGCTCAAGGCCAAGGGGCATCCGGTGGGCGCGACGGGCGTGTCGATGCATGCGCTGGCGTTCCGCCAATTGACCGGCGAGCCGATTGGCCTGGCGGTACCCAATCCTGAGTTCGGCCTGGTGTTCAATATGGGCGGGATGGCGGTGGCCAACTATGCGTCCGTCCTGCACGCGCGGCGTTGCTGA
- a CDS encoding MFS transporter, translating into MGNHAQDTVRKRRRAFLGATSGHLIEWYDYGVYGFLAVYIGQAFFVSDDPTTSLLASFAAFALSFFIRPLGGLFFGPLADKIGRRKTLIMALVMMTGSTVLLGLLPTYATLGIAAPILLILVRCVQGFSAGGEIGTVTSFISEYAGPGRRGFATCWLMVTAVLGLLLGGAVANGMTWLLGADVMQEWAWRVPFLIAAPLGFISMYIRLKLEDSPEFLALQRAGQTSRAPLREVWQWKRAIALVFFIITLHSSIFYLVLTFASTYMAKILKFDSGTTLLYVFVASFSAAFVMPFGGAFTDKYGRKPFLMVVGTLATLAMFWLFKIAPTATPATFFAPLMAVAILFGLYASSTYALMSELLPTRIRSTGIAVAYNVPVAVFGGSAPLISTWLIKVTGDITSPWYFYVATGVVSLIALVILRKEDFVASGSPVAAPATQGAVVLN; encoded by the coding sequence ATGGGCAATCACGCGCAAGACACGGTCCGCAAGCGGCGCCGTGCGTTTCTCGGTGCCACCTCCGGCCACTTGATCGAGTGGTACGACTACGGCGTCTACGGCTTTCTCGCCGTGTACATCGGCCAGGCGTTTTTCGTTTCCGACGACCCCACCACCAGCCTGCTGGCGAGCTTCGCCGCGTTTGCCTTGAGCTTCTTCATCCGGCCGTTGGGCGGGCTGTTTTTCGGCCCGCTGGCCGACAAGATCGGCCGACGCAAAACCCTGATCATGGCACTGGTGATGATGACCGGCTCTACGGTGCTGCTCGGCCTGTTGCCGACGTACGCCACGCTGGGCATTGCCGCACCCATCCTGTTGATTCTGGTGCGTTGCGTGCAGGGCTTCTCGGCCGGTGGCGAAATCGGCACCGTCACCAGCTTTATCTCCGAATACGCCGGCCCCGGCCGCCGGGGGTTTGCCACCTGCTGGCTGATGGTGACTGCGGTGCTCGGCCTGTTGCTCGGCGGCGCCGTGGCCAACGGTATGACCTGGTTGCTGGGCGCCGACGTGATGCAGGAATGGGCGTGGCGCGTGCCATTCCTGATCGCCGCACCCCTGGGCTTTATCTCCATGTACATCCGCCTCAAGCTGGAAGACAGCCCGGAGTTCCTCGCCCTGCAACGGGCCGGGCAAACCTCCCGCGCGCCGCTGCGTGAGGTCTGGCAATGGAAACGTGCGATTGCCCTGGTGTTCTTCATCATTACCTTGCACAGCTCGATCTTCTATCTGGTGCTGACCTTCGCCTCGACCTACATGGCCAAGATCCTCAAGTTCGACAGCGGCACCACCTTGCTCTACGTGTTCGTTGCCAGCTTCTCGGCGGCTTTTGTGATGCCGTTTGGCGGCGCATTTACCGACAAATACGGGCGCAAGCCGTTTCTGATGGTGGTCGGCACCCTGGCCACGCTGGCAATGTTCTGGTTGTTCAAGATCGCTCCCACAGCCACGCCTGCGACGTTCTTCGCACCGCTGATGGCCGTGGCGATCCTGTTCGGGCTGTATGCCTCGTCCACCTATGCGCTGATGAGCGAGCTGCTGCCCACGCGCATCCGCTCCACCGGGATTGCCGTGGCGTATAACGTGCCGGTCGCGGTGTTTGGCGGCAGTGCGCCGCTGATTTCCACCTGGCTGATCAAGGTGACAGGCGATATCACCTCGCCGTGGTATTTCTATGTGGCCACCGGCGTGGTTTCGCTGATTGCCCTGGTGATCTTGCGCAAGGAAGACTTCGTTGCCAGTGGCAGCCCGGTGGCGGCACCGGCCACGCAGGGTGCGGTGGTGCTGAATTAA